The DNA window GGGTTCCAACCGGAGCGCGTGGTGCTGATCTTCCACTCGTACGGAGCGGATGGCGCCCTGATCCGGCCGGACCGGTTCGAGCGGGCGGTTTCACTTGCTTGGGGTTCGGTCCGCCACCTCCAGTCGAAGCGGGTTCCGGTGGTTTGGATCGCTGACTTCGAGGAATGGGTGCCGCGGGAAATCGATGGTCGCACGGCGCTCGGGCAGTTGGGTGAGGCGCTGGCCCGGGCCAAGCGGTCGAAGGGCACGGAAGCTCATGAGGTCGAGGCGCGGTTGGCGGACTTCAGGGGGGAAGTGCTGCTGGTTTCGGACATGCCGCCATCGTCTTGGTGCCGGTTGACCGCCGAGGTTCCCGGATCGAAGGTGATCGATGTGACCCGCTACGAAAAGGGGCTGAGTTTGAAGGGAGGAACCCATGCGTAATGCTGCGGCGCTTGTGGCCTTGGCGGCTGCCTACGTTCTGCTGCGAGGCCACCCCGACGCGTGGCCGGCGATGGTCCGCGCATGCGTCGCGGTGCTGTGTCTGTTCGCGGGGTTCGGGCTTTGGGCGGCGGCGCACGCTGGGGAAGGCCCCGTTCTGGCGAGCCGACGGCGCGTTCGGTTGCCGGACTACCTGTCCCTGGGGGCGGTCGTGTTGGCGATCGAGGGGGCGTTCCTGTTATTCTTCAATGTGGCGCCGGAGCCGCTCGAGACGATGGCGGGCCGTTTTGAGGAATGGCTGCGGCCGATGGCGGCCAAGGAGCGAAGGGAGGAACAGGCCGGAGAACGGGACCCGAATGCCGGCAACTGGCTCTGGGACCGGCATGGTGAGCGCCGGCTTCCGTTGCGAACCAACTACAAGCCGGGCAATCGTCCCGAGGTCTTTCTGCGGCCCTCCGGTGACGCCGCATCGCTCCTGTCGTCACGGATCTACGTCCACGCCTTCGCCTTGGCCGAGTATGGCAAAGGGGTCTGGTCGGTGGGTGATGTCGAACCGGTTCCGCTGCCCGCCGACAACGATGGATGGGTCCGGCTTGATGAAGTCCGAAGCGGTGAGGCGGTCGGTTGCCGGGTCTATCACAGTCTCGAGCGATCGGGTCAGAATCCGGTTCTCGGATTGCAGGGGCTGGCCGCGGCCCGATTGCCGCAAGTGAGCAAACTCGCGCCGGGGCTGCATCTTCTTCCGCCGCCCGAGAGCGAGAACGGCTACGAGTACGATACGCTTTCCCGGCCGGTCATGCTCGATGACCTTGTGGGCCTCGATGTGGCCGTGCCGGACGCGGTTCCGGATCGGTTCCTCGAACTGCCCGGTGGTGCGTTGGGATTCCGGATCGCCGATCTGGCCCGTGTCGTTCAAGGCGAAGGCGGGCTCGTCGAGCGTCTGGTCCGCATCCGCAACCACCTCAGAACCACGCTTGAGTATTCACTTGTTACCGAAAACGAGGATGGGCGGGACCCTCTGGAGAACTTCATGTTCGACGAGCAGCGGGGTCACTGCGAGTTCTTCGCAACGGCAGGCGCGTTGCTGGCCCGCTCGGCGGGGGTTCCGTCGAGGATCTGCTACGGCTGGAGCGGTGGAACTTACTACGAATCGGGTAGGTTGTTCGTCTTCCGCTCGCGGGAGGCCCACGCGTGGGCCGAGGTGTGGCTCGAAGGTTGGGGCTGGGTCGTGCTCGACCCGACACCGCCAACGGCCTTCGTCAACGGCCGGCCCGATCTGGCCGCTCCCGACGAGCCTCCTCCCGGCGCCGACGATCTGCTGGCCGAATCCGAAGTCATCGGCGAAGGGGGACGCTCGTGGTTGACTGGGCTCGCCGCGCTTTTCGGTGTGCCGGTGGCGGTGCTCTGGTTCGCCCGTCGCCGTCGGCCCCGGGACAGCGCGGGGTGGGATGGATCCGACGCGCCACCCGCTCCCTACTGGCGGGTCTTTCTCAATGGGTGCATGCTTCGCGGGCTGAGTTGTCGGCCGGGCCGGACGATGCGTGCGATGCTGACTTCTCTCAACGATCCACCTGAGATTGCCGCCGACCTGCTTCGCTACCACTACGCGGTGCGCTACGAGGGCCGGCGGAGGGATGCCGGAGAAGAACGACGGTTGGCCAAGAGCCTTCGTGCGTGGGAACGCTCGATTCAGTGACGTTCGTTCGAACTTCCGCTCCGCTTGTACTGTTCGTCACGCAGCTTCCGGAGATACTCCAGATACTTGCGCTTCGCTTCGAGGTCGGCTCCGTCGCGGGTGACGACCGTCTGGTTACCATACTTCTTCCATGGGCCGTAGGGGACCTGCGCCGCCTCGACGAAGCGCCAGTGGCAGAGTTCGCCGGAGTGCAGCCCGAGGTAGTCACGGACGGAAGGGGAGATGTCGATCGCGGCAGACTTGTTGGACCGGTTCTTCGGGGGTTGGTTTCCGAAAACGTATTCCCAATCATCCGTTCGCCACGGTCCGCAATCCTCCCATTGGGCGTAGCAACTACGGCCTCCGTGGTAGATCTGGATCCAACGGCCCTTGAGGGTGGTCTTGCCGGGCTGGGGGGACATCCGGGCGAACCACGGGATCACCCGTGATGCCTCCTTCTTGTGCGACCGGTAGCCACCCACGTCGTTGTAGGGCAGCGCGATATAGAAGGGGTTCAGTTTCGGGATGAATGCCTTGGGGCGGAAATCGGAGTTCCGATGGTCG is part of the Haloferula helveola genome and encodes:
- a CDS encoding transglutaminase-like domain-containing protein codes for the protein MRNAAALVALAAAYVLLRGHPDAWPAMVRACVAVLCLFAGFGLWAAAHAGEGPVLASRRRVRLPDYLSLGAVVLAIEGAFLLFFNVAPEPLETMAGRFEEWLRPMAAKERREEQAGERDPNAGNWLWDRHGERRLPLRTNYKPGNRPEVFLRPSGDAASLLSSRIYVHAFALAEYGKGVWSVGDVEPVPLPADNDGWVRLDEVRSGEAVGCRVYHSLERSGQNPVLGLQGLAAARLPQVSKLAPGLHLLPPPESENGYEYDTLSRPVMLDDLVGLDVAVPDAVPDRFLELPGGALGFRIADLARVVQGEGGLVERLVRIRNHLRTTLEYSLVTENEDGRDPLENFMFDEQRGHCEFFATAGALLARSAGVPSRICYGWSGGTYYESGRLFVFRSREAHAWAEVWLEGWGWVVLDPTPPTAFVNGRPDLAAPDEPPPGADDLLAESEVIGEGGRSWLTGLAALFGVPVAVLWFARRRRPRDSAGWDGSDAPPAPYWRVFLNGCMLRGLSCRPGRTMRAMLTSLNDPPEIAADLLRYHYAVRYEGRRRDAGEERRLAKSLRAWERSIQ